Genomic DNA from Oncorhynchus mykiss isolate Arlee chromosome 2, USDA_OmykA_1.1, whole genome shotgun sequence:
ATTAGAGGGACAGTTAGTCTACCAGATTATGGTATTAGAGGGACAGTTAGTCTACCAGATTATGGTATTAGAGGGACAGTTAGTCTACCAGATTATGGTATTAGAAGGACAGTTAGTCTCCTAGATTATGGTATTAGAAGGACAGTTAGTCTACCAGATTATGGTATTAGAGGGACAGTTAGTCTACCAGATTATGGTATTAGAGGGACAGTTAGTCTACCAGATTATGGTATTAGAGGGACAGTTAGTCTACCAGATTATGGTATTAGAAGGACAGTTAGTCTCCTAGATTATGGTATTAGAAGGACAGTTAGTCTCCTAGATTATGGTATTAGAGGGACAGTCTACCAGATTATGGTATTCTTTAACTTCATATTATGTCAATTAAAAGAACGATCATTTCTAGATTAGGTGAAATGCAGTTTCCATTCAGCACTCATTTATTTACTGTTTTTGTGAAGAAATGGGGCTCGTCTTGTCAGAATCATCACACCACAATAACTCACTTGATTTGTGTTCCACATTCTAGGAGCAATGGAGTCAAGCATGTGGTCTATTACCCAACTCTGAAGGTATGACCTTTTGATGTACAGAATACATCAGACAACttcacattttcacattttgttacgttacagccttcttctaaaattgatttcccctcaatataccccataatgacaaagcaaaaactggtttttatacattttagcagatttatatttaaaaaattgaaacaaatttacataagtattcagaccctttactcagtacttgcacacctgtatttggggagtttctcccattcttctctgcagattctctcaagctctgtcaggttggatggggagcgttgctgcacagttattttcaggtctctccagagatgttcgattgggttcaagtctgggctctggctgtgccactcaaggacattgagacttgtcccgaagccacttcggcattgtcttggctgtgtgcttagggttgttgtcctgttggaaggtgaaccttcgccccagtctgaggtcctgagagctctggagcaggttttcatcaaggatctctctgtactttgctccgttcatctttgcctcgatcctgactggtctgccagtctctgccgctgaaaaacatccccacagtgtgatgctgccaccactatgcttcaccgtagggatagtctGAGGGTCCTTTAgatgcttttggcaaactccaagcgggctctcatcaaggatctctgtacgttaagcctgactagtctcccagtccctgctgctgaaaaacatgttgccaccaccatgcttcaccgtagggatggtattggccaggtgatgagcggtgcctggtttcctccagacgtgacacttggcattcaggccaaatagttcaatcttggtttcttcagaacagaggatcttgtttctcatggtctgagagtcctttggtgcctttttactgaggagtggcttttgtctagacactaccgtaaaggcctgattggtggagtgctgcagagatgggagaaccttccagaaggacaatcatctccacagaggaactctggagctctgtcagagtgaccattgggttcttggtcacttccctgtccaaggtccttctcccccgattgctcaggtttgccagctctaggaagagtcttggtggttccaaacttcttccatttaagaatgatggaggccactgtgctcttggggaccttcaatgctcgaTACCATTCTGTCTCGGCGCTCCACagataattccttcaacctcatggcttggttttataGACTGgtgcgtgcctttccaaatcatgtccaatcaattgaatttaccacaggtggactcctatcaagttgtagaaacgtctcaaggatgatcaatggaaacaggatgcacctgagctcaatttcggggtctcatagcaaagggtctgaatacttatgtaaataaggtatttctgttatgtttaatacatttgcttaaTTTTAGAATGAGGATGTAACAAACTGTGGATAAAGTCCAGGGGTCTGGATGCTGTGCAGATGATTCTCAAAATAGCCAGATAGATACACAAAACAAGAGTATCACCAGATTTAAGTTACGTTGATTTGATTCATGATCAAACAACATTTTCCAGAAACACAGATCCTTATAAATGTattgccctctctttctctctctctttctctctccctccttctagtCTCTCCATCAGCGTATCTCTTTAGCCACTGAGTTAGGTACAGGAATCTCCATGTGGGAACTGGGCCAAGGGCTGGACTATTTCTATGACCTGTTATGAGCCAATCAGAGTAAGAGACTTCGAGCTCCGTTCTTTGTTAGCGCATCGATAAACCAGTACCATATGTGCAAATGGTATATAGTTAATGGTAATATTTGCTGAGCACCAACCAAGCATGAGGAttctacaactttttttttttttatgaatgagGGACGTGTCTTATCTCAGGAAGATCATTGGAGACGAAGTTGTATGTGGAGTGACACTCAAACTgaactaaggaacttgaagctgccAACGTGGCAGGAGCAGAGTAAAATCATCCATCAAAGCAGTTCTTCAACTGGAGGTTGGTGACAGGGTTATTATGGGATATGTCACACACAaggtgttcatgtttttaaatggaACTATCCAGATGAAAAACGGTTCAACGGCTGCTTCTACCATTTTTAAGAACTGCAGGAATGTTTCTTTGACATGAAATAAAAAGGTACATTGTTCAGTGTTGTTTTTAATATACAAATGGAAATCGACAATAGAAATCTACATACATACAGTGATACTTTTTCTAATACCTCACCGGTGGCTGCTGAACTAGgcttgacgtgtgtgtgtggggtggggggggggggggctactcgTACTACAAACCTCTGCTGTAGTAGACTGCAGGGTTGGCCTCAATTCCATTCAGGTTGagcactgaaattccaattctcttcaataaAAGGTAGAATTGGAATCTAATTgtaatttggtttactttctgaaatGGAATTGCACCAACTCTGGTGTACAGTACATAAGACAGGAGTTGTACAGCATGTCCTCATATCTTACTAAATGCCCTGTACCCAGAACCTTTATATTTGTCCTTGATAGCACTAAATGTAAAGGAGCTCTACTTTGAGATGTTGCCTGCGACACGTGTAGTTGAAAGGTTCAGTTTTTATtttactgtatgtgtactctgATGAGCCCTGTTAAATCATATCAATCATATCCTGTTCATGTCAAAATAAGGCTGGGATTAAATCCGATCTTTGTGGGCAACGCACCTTTTTAAAAGAGCCACGGAAGCAGCCGATTGGCACGTGTTTTTCTGTTGCTTATTAGAGAAACAGATTTCAGTTTTGGGGGTGTGTTTCCTGACCGACTCCGAGGTTTAGTTAATGCTGTTTGTCCCCCACAAAGCCTATTTCACTTCCTGAAAATAGAgtgaatctaagataactcaataAATCGGGAAAAAATGTAGACGTTTTTGTCGAGGATGTTATAGTTGTGTAATTTTACATCTAaaaaggtgtttggtgcagtatttctcaggttaaaaaaaaaaaatgtgcgaCTTGTCTTGGAGCTGCTGGGCAGGTCAGTCACAGTTTTTTCTATTGGATAGAGAGGAATCACAGCAGCTGTTCGCCCCATGTCAGTGAGTAAATAGACATcgtcaaatcaaaacccaaccttcatttacccATTGTGACGCACAGATGTTCCAAACTTCATTTTAGACGAGACccactttatgaccaaaattatccgaTTTACACTTTGTCAATTTTGACAGTAGAACAACGGTTTCTAACTCATATCGACGCCAAATTGGCCATTTTCCAAATGGATTCGTTGCTTTTCAAAGGCAGTAGCTCCTTAAAAGGCAACGCATTCCCACGCATTCATGATAAACGCTGCATTTGTCGATTCAATGGCTGATtacctttttaaaaatggcgcATGGCCGTCAAAGCATGATCGGATTGAATCCCGGCCCAAGGCTTTTTAGCTTGGTCCCCACGTAGCAGAACTGAAGACATGTTACTTTCCATTACAGAGCAGGATGAGGTTATTGACAGCGACTGACGTAGACAGGATGTTCTGTCCGGTCACCAGGTGTCTGTCGATCACTACATGCACGGCGTCCTCCTGACTAGCTGGGAAAACAACAGCGATAGAAATACGTcaggttacatttttttgctgttgttGCTTGAGACACAAAACTGAACATCCACGTCAGTCATATTGATTGGGTTCCTGGCTTCCTGCCGTGTTAAACATGACTTCCTCGTGTAGAGACATGAGACCAAATCAGATCTCTGCACATTCTGAAGTAGTGTTGAACAAGGCAGGAAGCCAATCAATATGATCTACTGATAGGGTGGCAATTCCactcacacaaaaaaaacaggttTCCCAGAAATTCTAGGTTGTAGTATTCTGGATGTATTGCTTCCAGATTCTGGGTTGTAGTATTCTGGATGTATTGCTTCCAGATTCTGGGTTGTATTATTCTGGATGTATTGCTTCCAGATTCTGGGTTGTATTATTCTGGATGTATTGCTTCCAGATTCTGGGTTGTATTATCCTGGATGTATTGCTTCCAGATTCTGGGTTGTAGTATTCTGGATGTATTGCTTCCAGATTCTGGGTTGTAGTATTCTGGATGTATTGCTTCCAGATTCTGGGTTGTAGTATTCTGGATGTATTGCTTCCAGATTCTGGGACTGTTTCAACTGGGATTTTGggggaaagttaccagaattttgcaaccctagattTGTATGTAACATTTATGGTAGTAATTTATTTAACTTTGTCTCCTCGGTAAGAAAATAACCACTTATTTTTAAAATTAGGAATCCAATGTGCCAtttgtttatttctgtgtttaCGTGACTAATGCTACAACTTTTTGGAAAATGTGTTGTATAAGTATTTGCCCAAATCGTCTGCACTGTAGAACTCCTGCAACAAAAATACCAGTTATCTCCCTCCACACTCACCGGTGTACGATCCTCCGCTGTCCTTGACAAAGTCCTCCACGATCAGAGGCAGGTTGGCAAAGTCTGGGCTCCTCACCAACTCAAACACAGACGGCTGGGAAATAACACAACCGGGAGAATGGAAGTTGTATGAAACGAGTAACCATATCTTTTCTTGCAAATCAGGTATATTATTGGCTTTCATGAATTTGGAATGTGGTGTTAGACTAACCCCAGTGAGACTGTAGCCTGTGAAGATCCACTTCTGTCCTTCTACTATGGCGCAGCACAGACCAGATACCCCTTGTCCTATAGCGCACACCGCCTCTGGTAGGGTCAGACATGGTCGTGTCATGTAAAACAACATCTCGCAACAATGTTTCACAATATTAGTTTCTTAAACTTTTTTGAGTCCCAAGATTTAGCTGAGGCCTCTGTTGGATCTGGATCGCTGTGCGATAGAAATTAAAAaaggtaatttctgattgagccgacatatacATAATGTTTACCATGAATGCAGGAGCACTACTCGCTGGTCCAGCTGACCTATGACCTGTGTGTCAACTCTACAGGACCTTTACATTTGTATTGGGCTTTAGGGGATTAAATAGAGACCTAATCTGTGCCGATGGATCTGTCCTGTAGAGATCTACACTAGAGACTAGGGGATAGAGCACAGGGTAGGGTACTGACTCTGCTGTGAGGTGAAGTGCGCGAGGATGCGTGCCAGAGAGCCACTGTGTGCCAGGTCAGTGAGCGCCCCAGGACAGTCTGGAATCAGCAGAGCTTGGTACCGAGCACCTGGAATACAGGGGACATCATCATGACATCATCATGACATCAGTCATGACATCATCACGTGACCTTCAGCAAAGTATTACGCCAATTATTTCCATTTGTATCTTAACAGTCAAATAACTGACCTCTCAATTACTGTGTAACAATTGATAGATTTTGGATATGAATGTGGCAGAGAAATACACAAAGGTGACATACTGTAATCTTACCGTCTACTCATACTGTAATCTTACCGTCTACTCATACTGTAATCTTACCGTCTACTCATACTGTAATCTTACCGTCTACTCATACTGTAATCTTACCGTCTACTCATACTGTAATCTTACCGTCTACTCATACTGTAATCTTACCGTCTACTGATACTATAATCTTACGGTCTACTCGTACTATAATCTTACCGTCTATTGACTCCAGCTTGGCTGGGGTTGCAAAAGACTTTTGGCTGAAGTCTTGGATCCATCTGGCCGTGGTTTCATCCACCCCGACAAAATCTATGGGCTTGCCCTGGAAATGACAAGACGCCAAcatcgtgtgtgtgttttttttgttggtgtgtgtgtgtttttctgtgtgcgtgtgtatctctgtgtgtatctTACCCCTGGTGTAGCGGTCTGCAGGTTGAACACTGAACTGCAGAGACAGAAGGCTTGATGGAACGACTGAGCAGACACTcctaatgagaggagagagagagagacagcaggctaGCCACTAAAGCAGCAGTATGAGCCATTCATGGTGATTATTGTACAATATGATAATGATTGTGTCAAACAAACAATCCGGGATAACAGTACAGCCCCCGAATTAGTAATATTTCCCTTTTTTGACACAGAAAAGATACTGTCAAACATGACTAATATGGGTGCAATAGCTATCTAGTTCATTGAAAATATTAAGCCTCATTGTGTCCGTCACATGACATGAGGTTACCTTCAGCAGCGCTACATTGACGTGCTCATATCGACAGAAGTGGGTGAAATGACATGTTCATAATGTGTTAACGACCTACCTTGTGCAGCTGCACTGGCCACAATTAGACAAGTGGGTTTAGAAGACATTTCGGTGGTTTACCAAGATCAAATCCGTTGGCTGCTACTTCAGAccattgcttaaaaaaaaaaaatgaaaacaggaAGTGATCACAGTTCAACATCGACTTCCTCTAGCCAATGACAGTTCAACTTCCTCTAGCCAATGACAGTTCAACACCCGTTTTCACTCTGAACgaatttcaaaataaaagtctaaCGTACAGCAAGTGAAGTGAGCATAAAACGATGTGAACGTCCTTTACAAAACCtttgtatgtatatacagtaccagtcaaaagtttggacacacctactcattcaagtttatttttttattttttaacattgtagaataatagtgaagacatcaaaactatgaaataccacatatggaatcatgtagtaaccaaaaaaagtgttaaacaaattaaacaaACTGACACACCTTCCCTAAGGGGGGAGGATGACAGGGAAGATGAACTGATGCACCCTCCCTAAGGGGGGAGGATGACAGGGAAGATGAACTGATGCACCCTCCCTAAGGGGGGAGGATGACAGGGAAGATGAACTGATGCACCCTCCCTAAGGGGGGAGGATGACAGGGAAGACAAACTGATGCACCCTCCCTAAGGGGGGAGGATGACAGGGAAGACAAACTGATGCGCCCTCCCTAAGGGGGGAGGATGACAGGGAAGACAAACTGATGCACACATATTgctggctcccgagtggtgcagcggtctaaggcactgcatctcagtgctagaggtgtcactacgtaccctggttcgatcctggactgtatcacaaccggccgtgataggaagtcccatagtgcggcgcacacaattggcccagcgttgtccgggttatgcgagggtttggccgggataggccgtcattataaaataaaaatttgttcttaaccttgcctagttaaaggtgaattttttgtaaatatatttttttatatattcgATAAATCCAaggtatgcaccacacagaacgcactgcctCTGCAATGCAGAGTTCTATTGGAAATGAaggtacttctggtgtaccagaATAACGCTGTCTGTGTGATCGAGGCGTaagactgaggttaaggttagagaaAATGCCTTcataacctgctacgaaaatcaCTTCGTATCGAAGTGGCGTTAAAA
This window encodes:
- the gatd1 gene encoding glutamine amidotransferase-like class 1 domain-containing protein 1 isoform X2, whose protein sequence is MSSKPTCLIVASAAAQGVSAQSFHQAFCLCSSVFNLQTATPGGKPIDFVGVDETTARWIQDFSQKSFATPAKLESIDGARYQALLIPDCPGALTDLAHSGSLARILAHFTSQQKAVCAIGQGVSGLCCAIVEGQKWIFTGYSLTGPSVFELVRSPDFANLPLIVEDFVKDSGGSYTVRRTPCM
- the gatd1 gene encoding glutamine amidotransferase-like class 1 domain-containing protein 1 isoform X1, whose protein sequence is MSSKPTCLIVASAAAQGVSAQSFHQAFCLCSSVFNLQTATPGGKPIDFVGVDETTARWIQDFSQKSFATPAKLESIDGARYQALLIPDCPGALTDLAHSGSLARILAHFTSQQKAVCAIGQGVSGLCCAIVEGQKWIFTGYSLTGPSVFELVRSPDFANLPLIVEDFVKDSGGSYTASQEDAVHVVIDRHLVTGQNILSTSVAVNNLILLCNGK